tctctctcaaacaaccctgcaaccaaataacaaagagtctcttgtgtcccccaacgcacccaatacaatggtaaatttataggtgcactagttcggtgaagagatggtgatacaagtgtaatatagATAGTAGATAAAGgattttgtaatctgaaaatattaaaacagtaaggtaactagtaacaaaaatGAGCAAAatcagtattgcaatgcttggaaacaaggcctagggttcatactttcactagtgcaagttctctcaacaatgatacacataattagatcatatggaaatccctcaacgtgcgacaaagagtcactccaaagttctatcacggagaacataagatgaaattgcttgtagagtacgaaaccacctcaaagttattctttccgatcaatccattgagctattcctataactGTCGCAAActgccctagagttcgtagtaaaataacaccatatgacacacatcaatcaaccctaatgtcacctagatactacAATGTCActacaagtatccgtgggtcaattatacgatatgcatcaaacaactccAGATTCaaaatattcaatccaacactaagaacttcaaagagtgccccaagatttctaccagagaaacaaggacgaaaacatgcatcaacccctatgcatagattaccctaatgtcacctcgggaatccgcgagttgactACCAAAAattacatcaagtgaatcaatagaacacccattgtcaccatgggtatcccacgcaagacatacatcaactattctcaaatccataatagtattgaATCCGATactagtgaaacctcaaaggtaaaactcaattcatcacaagaaggtagagggtgagaaacaccatatgatccaactgtaataacaaagctcgcggtacataaagatcatgccaaatcaggaacaagagagagagagagagatcaaacacatagctactagtacataccctcagccccgagggtgaactacttcctcctcgtcatggagaccaccaggatgatgaagatggccaccggtgatggtttccccctcctgcagggtgccggaacaggctcccgattggtttttcgtggctacaaaggcttgcggcagtggaactcctgatctaggtttatttctggaggtttcgggatttataggaatttttggcgttggtttcatgtCAGGGGGGATCCACGGGGCAACGACAAgacagggggcgtgccctgggggggcgccctccaccgtcgatgagggtcttggtgacgaggACGCTACTAATGGTGGGCATGCAGAGTATGGGAAGCGCGACAGGAGTGGACGCAGGCCTGAGGTGGTCCTTGGAGTCAAAGGTGATGGTGTAATGCGACCACATGAGGGGATGCGCGGCCTCAAGCTTTGGGAGGACAACGTTCACCTCACGagagaactgcttgaagatgcggtTCGTGGCAGGGGCCTGGGCACAACCCAGGATGCAGGTGATTGCTCGGAGTTCCTGGAAGCCCCGGCCCCATCATCCTGTCGGCTGTCGTCATTTCTCCTCTGCGGCGGAGGTAGCGGAGGGAGACCAAGGGCCATCGCAAGGCTGATCtcgccagcggtcctcgcgaggctgatcgcGCCAGTCCTGGCGAGGGTCGCGGTTGTCCCAAAGGCCTCCCCCATGACCGTCGGCATGGTTTCCACGGTTGGGGCCGTGGCCGAGGTGCCCGTGACGGAGTGCTCTGAGCTCCTGACAGttgttggtgttgtggctgtgtacgttgtggaagacgcagaatgGGTGGTTGCCCCTGGGAGGCTCATCATGGTCCTGGACGCGCTTCATCTCGGGCTGCGCTGCCAGCACGGCGGGGCCCTTTTTAGTGCCCAAGATGCGATTATATCCCAATCGCATGATGAATTCATGATCGGAGCACAATTTCATTCCGAGCGcatagcaaggtggatatcattacaacatACCATGTACTAAATAGATGAGAATACAAGGTAAAGGCTTACACTCGCCACAAGCTACAACATCAATACAACAGTTCATCAATACATGGCAATCATCATAGAGAAGAGCAGGATCCACCTACGGATGAACACAAACGAAAAAGaagaacgacatccaccctgctaatgCGCTCGAAATGCGATTGTGCCCCGATCATGAATTCATCATGTGATTGGGATAGAATCGCATCTTTGGCgctacaagttggtatcagagcgcCGGTCTTGGGGCATCACACCCTTGCACTTCGCCTCCTtaaccttggccttcttgtcttcaggGTCGGCCTCCGGAAGCTTGAGAAGGGAGAGGCGGCCCTCTTCGGCCCTTGCACACTTGTTCGCCAGGTTGAACATCTCCGAGGCCGAGCACAAGTCATCGTGGATGGCAAGATCCTCTTTCATCTTGACGTCCCTGACGCCATTGGTGaatgctgagatgatggcctcgccCGACACCTtcgggatcttgaggcggacaTTTGTGAAGCATTGTATGTACTTGTGCAGAGTCTGGCCCGGCTGCTGCTTCACGCGCCGCAAGTCGTTCACTGCGGGGGTGCGGTCAcaggtgccctggaagttggtgagGAAGCGCTCGCGGagctcatcccaggaggagatagATCCCTCCGGGAGGTGTAGGAGCCAGGAGCGcacgccatccttgagagccatggggaaccagttcgccatgaccttgttGTCACTGTTCACCACCTCGATGCTCAGTGAGTAGACCTGGAGGAAGTCTATAGGGTCGGGGTGCCATCGTAGCGAGGAGgtaggtctggcttgaacttgccgggccagacGACGCGGCGTAGCTccggggtgaaggcgcggcaaccgGCTGCACTCACGGTCGCAGCatgcgtgggggggggggagctCGGTCTTGACGTCCACATGCTACTACCTCTAGGGGCGCATGGTCCTAATGCTAGAGAGGTGGTGCAGGGACCGCACGTGCGTCACCTTGTAGCCGCTGCATCACCTGGCAGCTTGCCTCATCCCGGGTCGCGGCCGACGCCCTGCGCTGCGGGTCATGTGGGGGCTCGGGCGGGCGATGTGGCCCACAACgcacctccttctcctcctctgcaCAGTGTCAACCCTGAGCGTAGGCGCGACGAGACGGCGGGGGACATAGTTAGTGGGAGGGTGTCGGGGCCTCGCCGGTGGtgctgacgagctcggtgatgcggcCGAGCCAGGCGTCGTAACCCTCATCGGCAGGGCGGTAGCGTAGCAGCTCACGCGCCATGAGCAGCGACACCTGCATGTTTGCCGACCCGCGGCGAGCATGggaggatgacgcggtggtggGAGTGAGAGAcagagtggcggtgcggccatcaTGCGGCTCGAAGGGTGGCAGCGACGAGTCCTCCTGCTCATGAGCAGCATGGTTAGTGGCGGCGTTAGCATAGGGAGAGGCAGAGCGGCGTGGGACGCCGTGGCCCACAAGCGCCGTATGGGCAACGCGAGTGGCCCGGTGCTGGGCGCGGACTCGGCGAGCCTCAGCCATAAGCACGGCGGAGCGAGAACGGAGCGCGGTTGATGAAGAGGCGGAGCTTCgacacgcccctacctggcgcgctaaatgtcggattcagggctcggCGAACCCAagaaggttcaaactctggggcgTGTGCAAAGACCCCAACCAGCTGTAGCCTCAAGCTCACACCCCACAGCCTAGCCTCGTCAAGTTCGTGCGAGCGGGGGAGAAGATGAACACTTCagcttacccaggttcgggccaccttgcggtgtaaaac
This genomic window from Aegilops tauschii subsp. strangulata cultivar AL8/78 chromosome 4, Aet v6.0, whole genome shotgun sequence contains:
- the LOC141021746 gene encoding uncharacterized protein codes for the protein MANWFPMALKDGVRSWLLHLPEGSISSWDELRERFLTNFQGTCDRTPAVNDLRRVKQQPGQTLHKYIQCFTNVRLKIPKVSGEAIISAFTNGVRDVKMKEDLAIHDDLCSASEMFNLANKCARAEEGRLSLLKLPEADPEDKKAKVKEAKCKGVMPQDRRSDTNL